The Argiope bruennichi chromosome X2, qqArgBrue1.1, whole genome shotgun sequence sequence aaaatgctattcatACCAtagtaaatttcgaaaatatttcgaGTGACTTGGACTTTAactcaatacaaattttttttcattgtgtatctaataacaaacttttttttccttaaaaaattttatattccaagtagaagaaatgtataaatattattattaatttaaattcgttaaaattgtacaatacacaaataaaaacttCCATAATTCATTAATAGCAATAGTCTATGAATTATATTAGTACATTTTATActgcaattttattctttctgtacCTGCATCAGGGGGGAGGGGATATATATACAATAGGATAATTTATTACTGAgaattaaatgtcttttcttcaGCTGAGAACAATGCATGGACTAATTTTGCACACCATGTACGTATATTcttaatcaaaattgaataaatattaaaaatcaaattttaaggaataaggcgctttattatcattattcaatatatttaataattaagctgCTCtggtttcagaatataaaatgaccaatgatgataaaatgaaaatataaaagtttaagactaaataataaaaagacacaactaaattgaaaataaaactgtatgAATGATATCTTTAATGgattatgaaatcttttataacattttacaatgaattgggataaaaaaaacatatatgtcCCTCAGGCATACAACATAATATAGCAAAACAATGAACTGACACTAATACTCAGTTCCCATGTAAACAGCAGATACATCACGGTCAGAATAATTTCGAAGTTTAGCACGTTCGAACACTTCATTTGCTGCTGTCGTGACTGACATTGGGTGTCCACGGTCTATATAAAATGTAAGAGCCGAAATTATATCTCTTTGTTGGTACTTAAGAGCAGTATTAGTTTTAAAGATACGTGATAATATGGCTTCTCCTTTTTCTATAAGAAGAGGTGAACATATTGGttccataatttcaaagaaaCTGGCCTCAGAAAGATTGCAACGCTCAACAAGGTCCAAGGCTTCTAACAAGGCAGCAGGTGATTCTACCACTCTTGTACTAAGAATCAGATTCATCTGAGAAGCAAAGCAAACATAGGCTCCaagataatatacattttttgacaAGGTAAAAAAGCAACTGTCACAAGAGACAAAAACATTCTTATCGCCTGCacacaaaattaacaaaattccatcttCTACGGGTTTTCTAGATCCACAGATTGCAGCTTCAAGATAATTCCCACCTTTACTTGTGATAGCTTCGTGAATGTTTATTGATGTAGTTGGATCCAATGTAGTCATTTCAACATAACTTTTTGATCCAGGTGGCGACTTTTCAAGACCTGAAAGAATGCCACAGTTTCCAAAAACCAGGCTTTTTGAGGCCTCAGGACCAGAAACACAGCAAAAAATTATGTCAGAGTTCTCAACCACGTCACTTGGAGTATGTGCAAGCTCAGCCCCAACTTTAGCAAACTCTTCACATTTCTCAGGGGTTCGATTCCAAACTGTGACTTTGTGATTGGAAGTAAGCAGATTTTTAAGAAGCCTTTGACCCATCATTCCGAGACCAATAAATCCAATCTTCTTATGCGATGGTGTGACATTTTCTACTTTTATGGCTTCATTGGATTCATGTAAATCAAAAGTAGGAAATGGCTGAAATTCACTGCTGGTAATTCCTGAAGAAGGATATTCATCTAATGGTCTGCTAACAGCTATACACTTATAGTTTAAATTAGGAGGTGTATTTAATTCAGAGAAATCTTCAGTAGGCCTTTTAGTTAACTTTAGAGGAGGAGATGTTCTTTCATATTCTGATTTATCCGTACAACGTTGTTTAGGTAAAACCCTCTTTCGAACTTCCTGGCTTTCAGTTTTCACTTTAGCAATTTTCTCTTCAGTACTACTCGTCAATACTTCAGGAGATTCATTTTCTTTGACTAGTGATTTAGCTTGTTTGGGTgcttcttcaatttctttttggCTTTCAGTTTCAAAAGTAGGAAATGGCTGAAATTCACTGCTGGTAATTCCTGAAGAAGGATTCTCATCTAATGGTCTGCTAACAGCTATACACTTATAGTTTAAATTAGGAGGTGTATTTAATTCAGAGAAATCTTCAGTAGGCCTTTTAGTTAACTTTAGAGGAGGAGATGTTCTTTCATATTCTGATTTATCCATACAACGTCGTTTAGGTAAAATTCTCTTTCGAACTTCCTGGATTTCCTTCttcactttctttctttgtaCTTTAGCAATCTTCTTTTCAGTACCACTTGTTAATACTTTAGGAGACTTCTTAggatattcattttctttgactAGTGATTTAGCTTCTTTGGGTGCTTCttcaatgatttgttttattgctaattttaaaagGGTTGATTTTTTCTTACTGGAAGTAGACTGTAGCATTTCTTCAGAATGACgtacaatattttcatcttttatccATGCATAATTTAGACTtccaaaaaagaatacataatgaCGTGCCTTTTTAGGAGTAGATTTTTTATCTGTAGGGGGTTCTACTATCTTGGCTGGCCAAAAAGGAAAACCCTTCATCTTTGCCCAAACTAAATCTGAAATACTAAAATCTTTTTTGACTGCCATCTTCAGTTAGAAGCCTGCTGTCTTTAAATCTATGATTGAACAAATGAAACAAGAGAAGTCAGtaattttttacatcaattatTGAATAAGTTTAAGGCATACTTCCAGTTGAAGGAACTGACAAGTCGTTGATCTTCTAAATATACTTTGTAAACAGAACTTCTGCatgtgtaaatttatttatgttaaaatttaaatagatagcATTTGGAAAATAAGAGAATCTGGCATTCATTTGAGCAAATTCGAACAAGAAGCCATGAATTTGAAATTAGCCATCCTATAAATTATACTTATtccttatagaataaaataaaaacttcaattaaataaaatcaaaaattgtacataaaaaaaattgagatgcaTTCCACCTCTacctattataattttaactgtatATGTTGATTATGCAGTTGAAAAATAACATCCTCCCCTCTTTTTTCACTAGGCAGACagtctaaattaaaaaaaaaaaaaaaaaaattgcttcatttaagttttaaattatatgaaaacaaaaactaGGCTCAGTCCTATTCACTGAAAGTATtccaaatgaaaaatcaatttaccTTTTGTAAATATCAGTCTATATCTTCTATTTCTTAAGTTTCTTTTCAAGGCAATAGGCTTCCCTGGAAAGAGAAATTTGTTGAgtatatagaaattttcaatgtttatgaAAAACTATTAACAAAGCAACtattaaaaatgatacttttaaaaagCTTATTGTTTTTAAGGATTTATTGGACacaataaattctgtaaaattaaaatatttactaggcattttaattttataaaatgccagaatttatacaaattatgacataataaaaaatagatgaatTGAGTTTGATATATTTGCAGTAACAGGAGGCAGCACCACATAAatactgaaaactttttaatttaataatttaaacttataaaattcaattatagctTAATACGTACATAGATAAATAGTTAACATATGTATCAGTAAACTCTGAAATGCAAGAACTCTAAaacaacagcaaaagaaaaattatgcaatttttaaagcttGCTTTCAATTGGCACTCTGAATACTTCAGCTACTCTCACTACTGTCATTATCAAAGCAATACAGAtcctttaaagcaaaaattagcaAGCCATTACTCggacagaaattaaatattttcaaaagagaaaaaagaaagaaatggaagaaTGTCTGAATGAAGAATTTCTTAATCAAAGAtatgattctaaaaaattaaaattcagtttatgacATCATGAATCATATAAATTGAGATGcaaaagattaatgaaaaatattacagaaactaaattcaacaagaaaagtttgaaaatattctaaactaaaaataaaccaCGAAGAACAATCTCATAAACCCGATAATACATTTAAGCAATACAAACTACAaagatacaatattaaaaattgtaagaaatatccctattaatttacttaataagaatggggcattttttttatttttataaataacataatgaaACTCTTATTTAGTTCCAAACCTTTTAGATTTTTCCATTATTGTATCACTAAAAGGTTTGGTAAAACATAAAGATAgcaaagaggggaaaaaaattcaagcaaaacACTGTGATTggactaatataaatattactgcatataatataaacaaatcaaaaatgaacaaaaaaaaaagttactagcAATTCATGTTTAAACATAGCTATTCATTTTACTTCAGTATTTATCAATTCAAAAGATGAACAAATGCTGTAAGTACAGAAATGGCCatgaaataactataattttcaaatactaaaaccaagacaaagaaaataaaaagatgtaataacattatttattattattgtcacaTTATATTTATGTAGTATAATACACATCCTCACATCATCAGGAAAGCAATTACTACAACACCATTTCACAGATTCGCGAGTGATTAGCCATCATTTTCCAATTATATGGCTTCTTAGTTCGCTGGAATTCATTCCGTGCAACTTTTGGTTGTGAAGTTTCCTAAAAGACCATGATGGACCAAAACATGTTGGTCTGTGAAAGACCAGCATCTGTGTTAGATCTGATGGACAGTATTTGGCACTGTGTTCTTGAAATTCTAACAGACTTATTCCAGTCAGATATGGCAAATATAGTTCTGTGACTAGAGCACATTGTTGAACATGAAGAAAAACATCTTGAGTAGTTTTAATGCTACATTTTTGATGTgtgttatttaacatttataaagcatattaaatgtttgaaagtGTATTTACATTGCCATTTATTGGTggattttcatgtaaaaattttttgtttaagaaatgttAAGCACATCATTTGAATAAACTGTAGCTCAAATTTCATCTCATTTGGACGAATGGCCATTCTAAAGCCCTCCAAAGTgggaaaattatttcatgctcAGTATATAATAGAATCAGTACTAGGAAAAGTcagtaaattacaataaatatacaatttaagcaaatatttctacaatgttaatgaagaaattcagtgaaaaagcttaaaataaaaataaaattatcttgtttgatatttcttaaaagcaagagaaatctaaaataattacatccACCAGTGGAATGTTAAATTAATCCTATAATTTGTAACAGTGCACCTACTGAGAAAttactgcaaaaattaagtatatttgtaTATGCAATAAATACGATTCAGCATAGCTGGGATGGAAAGTGTAAATTTCCTCATGCAATAACTCactatatttagtaattttatttgcagtctTAAATGGGTTGCATAGactaataataatagattttattaaatgactTTCACCACGtcttaaattatacaattaacaA is a genomic window containing:
- the LOC129960319 gene encoding cytokine-like nuclear factor N-PAC isoform X1 — protein: MAVKKDFSISDLVWAKMKGFPFWPAKIVEPPTDKKSTPKKARHYVFFFGSLNYAWIKDENIVRHSEEMLQSTSSKKKSTLLKLAIKQIIEEAPKEAKSLVKENEYPKKSPKVLTSGTEKKIAKVQRKKVKKEIQEVRKRILPKRRCMDKSEYERTSPPLKLTKRPTEDFSELNTPPNLNYKCIAVSRPLDENPSSGITSSEFQPFPTFETESQKEIEEAPKQAKSLVKENESPEVLTSSTEEKIAKVKTESQEVRKRVLPKQRCTDKSEYERTSPPLKLTKRPTEDFSELNTPPNLNYKCIAVSRPLDEYPSSGITSSEFQPFPTFDLHESNEAIKVENVTPSHKKIGFIGLGMMGQRLLKNLLTSNHKVTVWNRTPEKCEEFAKVGAELAHTPSDVVENSDIIFCCVSGPEASKSLVFGNCGILSGLEKSPPGSKSYVEMTTLDPTTSINIHEAITSKGGNYLEAAICGSRKPVEDGILLILCAGDKNVFVSCDSCFFTLSKNVYYLGAYVCFASQMNLILSTRVVESPAALLEALDLVERCNLSEASFFEIMEPICSPLLIEKGEAILSRIFKTNTALKYQQRDIISALTFYIDRGHPMSVTTAANEVFERAKLRNYSDRDVSAVYMGTEY